From the genome of Jaculus jaculus isolate mJacJac1 chromosome 17, mJacJac1.mat.Y.cur, whole genome shotgun sequence:
ACTGCAGAAAGGGTGGGTGGGGAAGTCCAGCACCTGTCCTTCACGGCTGTCTGGATCCACAGAGAAGTACCCCAGGCGCTCAAACTGGAACTTGTCGAAGGGTTTTGCCAGAGCCACAGAGCAGTCCActactgctgcttccacaacttGCAACGAAGCCTGCAGGCAGGGAACTCAAGCAGTTGTCCAGCCAGGAGGCCCACTACCTCTACCCCACATTCTTTGAGCATACCGGGTTCAGGTCACTTAGGAATCCACCAGGCACCTCAGCAGGATCTTCAGGGTTCTTGTGCTGGAATCTGTAGTCAGAGTGAAAAAATCAagctctgggctggggaaatggcctagcagttaaggtgtttgcctgtgaagtctaaggaccacggtttgattccccaggacccacataggccacatgcacaaggggtgcatgtatctggagttcatttgcagtggctgaaggccctggtgtgcccattctttttctatctgcctctttctctctctcaaataaataaataaacatacatttatttaaaaaaaaaaaagctatttttaaaaaaatcaggttcTAACTGCTGTCAAGGTGGGTCTACCACTGTGCGTGTGTAGACAGTGCTCATCTTGTCACCGCTCCCATTCAAACTGTTTACTCACAGTCGTTCATAGAGACGAATCTCACACCCCAGAGGCTGTGATACCCAATGAATAAAGGCCTTGGGTTTCTCTCCAGCATCAGCTCTCCTGCAGGTCACCTCCAAGCACTCGACACAGCCACTGGGGCCCTGAAAGTGGGAAGGACGGCAATCAGACCAGAGAACCAACACCAGGACTGCTGGCTCCACATAAGTCCTGTACCAAGCAGGCACTGTACAGGAAGGCTGCATCTGCTTCTCACCTTGACAACTTGCTGCAATTCAATGACATAGCCTGTATGCCTCAGACCCACAGGCTGGCCCCGTGCCAAACGCTTATATCCAGGTTCTGGCTCCTAGaggtgagaaaaagaggcaagaaTCGGAGGTCGCGAGGGTCAGGTAAATATGACATTTCTCCCCAACCCCATGTCTGGCCTGGTTGGGTCATGTGAAATAGAAGAGACAAACTAACAAAAAGGATAAGAAGCCTGGTGTGGGGGAgagacttttaatcccagcacttgggaggaagaggtaaaaggatcgccatgagtttgaggccaccctgaaactatttagtgaattctgggtcagtctgggctaagtaagaccctaccctgtaaaaccaaaaaaaaaaaaaaaaaaaaagctaggcgtggtggtatacgcctttaatcccagcactcaggaggcagaggtaggaggatcagaggattgctgtgagtttgaagccaccctgagactacaaagtgaattccacgtcatcctgaactagagtgaaagcctacctcaaaaaaccaaaaaaaaaaaaaaaaaaaaaaggggataAGGATATGAAAGGACCCCCAAAAACAGACATAGAACCAAACCCCTATTTACCTCCTTAAAGTCAGTCTTCTCAATGAAGACAGTAGATGCAAAAGGAACCTGGTGAAAGCCCTTGGTCTCATCAGCAGGGAAGTTGGGCACCTGGATGTCCAAAGGCTATAGCAAAAGACATATCTGAGTTAACACCCAGCTACTAGAACCTTCATGTGCTGGCACCCacccacatttacacacacaaacacacacacacaggcagaggCAGACCCACCTTGCCAGCAGGAAAGTTGGTGATTATGACCTGTAGGGGTTCTAGTACAGCCATGGCCCGTGGAGCTGTGTCATTTAGCACATCACGCACACAGGCTTCCAGAAGATGTGGCTCCATTGTGGTCTGTGCCACTGTCACCCCCACCTGGCAGGAACACTCATCAGTTACAGCTCTAACAACCACAAAATGCCACACTTGGCCTGCACCTACCCACCAGACCACTGGGCTATACCCGGGCACAGAAATTGTTGATGGCCTCAGGCGGGAAACCCCGTCGTCGCAGGGCAGTAAGGGTGAAGAGCCGCGGATCGTCCCAGTCCCTGTGGATGGAGAGGTAGTGAGGCGGCTTTAGCGGCACGTGCCACCAGTACTACTACCTCCGTAAGCCCAACGGCCACACCTACCGCACAGCACCAGCTGCTACAAGCTGGAGGATCTTCCTCTTAGACACAACGGCATAGTGCAAGTTAAGGCGGCCATACTCCCACTGCACAGGGCAATAGACATCCAGCGCATTACACAGCCAGAAGTAGGAAGACCGTCTAGGAGAAAAAGAGTAGGGTCAGAACTGGCCACCTATGTGGGAGAGGTGAAAGGGCCGCTAGCCCTACCCACACCATGACCCCAGGTCCCTCACCGAGCCTGGAATTCCTTGGTGCACAGTGAGTGAGTGATGTGCTCAATGGAGTCACAGAGGCAGTGTGTGTAGTCGTAGGTGGGGTAGATACACCTGCAAAACACAGGCAGCAGACTCCGTCACCGAGCCACTCCGCCCTATCCCACGGCCCACTGCCCTACTCAGCAACCCCACAACCCCATCCCGTGCCCAGACATACCATTTGTCCCCTGTGCGATGGTGTGGTGTGTACTTGACTCGATAGGCCACAGGGTCCATTTTGCCATCCTCCATCACCAACTTCATCCGTAGTGTGGCCTCACCCTCTGAAAACTTGCCCTTGCGCATTGCCTGAGGGTAACAAGAGCTCAGGCTGTCTGAACATAGGGGGTTCTCATCCTTAGCACTTTGGCCCACCCAAACCAAGCCACCCTTCCACAGCCCCCACCTCAAAGAGGAGCAGAGATTCTTCAATGGGTCGATCCCTCCATGGTGAGGGCAGGGAGTTGTGGCCTTTGAGCTCCTCCCCTCGTTGGTGGCACACATATGCCTGACCCCTGTGAAGAAGAAGGGGTATTGAGGATACAGCCGATCCATGATCTATCTGGTCAGCCTATTTGGTTCAGTATTATGGCTCTGGCCTCACCTGCGGATAAGTTCCACAGCCCAGGCATACAGCTGGTCGAAATAGTCAGaagcatatgtcactttgtaagGTGTGTAACCTGGGGCAGTGTGAAATATAGTATGAGCAGCAGAAGGGCATGGTCCAAGGAGAGGTCCACTGACCACCAGCCCTGCCAAGGCCTCACCCAGTCCATACCCAGCCAGGTCACCATGTCATGAATAGCAGTGAAGAACTTTGCTTCCTCCTTCTCAGGATTGGTGTCATCAAAGCGTAGAAAGCAGATACCGTTGTTGGCCTAGAGGAGTTGGATTATCTATGAGCTCCCGCATACTCATCAGACCCTGTAGTCCAGCTCATCAAGTCAAGATATTCTCAGAGCTCTCTCttaccagaatttttttttttaattttgtttattttttcccaggtatggtctcctcagcccaggctgaactggaattcactttgtagtctcagggtggccttgaactcacataaatcctcctacttcagcctccaaagtgccagattaaaggagtgtaccactacacctagaTCAGaacttttaataatttaaattatccagtcgtggtggtgcatgcttttaatcccagcactcaggaggcagaggtaggaggatcaccgtgagtttgaggccaccctgcgactctatagtgaattccaagtcagcctgggctataatgagaccctacctcgaaaaaagcaaacaaaaaatttaaattaaaaatcctTCAAATTCCATTTTCATCTTCTTGTATCCAAAgggcttggtggcatatgcctacaaCCTCAGCATTAAGAAGGTTAAGAAAGGagaa
Proteins encoded in this window:
- the Qars1 gene encoding glutamine--tRNA ligase, with the protein product MATLDSVALFTGLGLSEHKARETLKNAALSTQLREAAIQAQHTLGSTIDKATGTLLYGLASRLRDSRRLSFLVSYIASKKIHTELQLSAALEYVRSHPLDPIDTVDFEQECGVGILVTPEQIEEAVEATINRHRPQLLVERYHFNMGLLMGEARAALKWADGKMIKHEVDMQVLHLLGPKTEADLEKKPKVAKARLEETERKTTKDVVENGEAQTLSLMEQLRGEALKFHKPGENFKTPGYVTTPHTMDLLKQHLEITGGQVRTRFPPEPNGILHIGHAKAINFNFGYAKANNGICFLRFDDTNPEKEEAKFFTAIHDMVTWLGYTPYKVTYASDYFDQLYAWAVELIRRGQAYVCHQRGEELKGHNSLPSPWRDRPIEESLLLFEAMRKGKFSEGEATLRMKLVMEDGKMDPVAYRVKYTPHHRTGDKWCIYPTYDYTHCLCDSIEHITHSLCTKEFQARRSSYFWLCNALDVYCPVQWEYGRLNLHYAVVSKRKILQLVAAGAVRDWDDPRLFTLTALRRRGFPPEAINNFCARVGVTVAQTTMEPHLLEACVRDVLNDTAPRAMAVLEPLQVIITNFPAGKPLDIQVPNFPADETKGFHQVPFASTVFIEKTDFKEEPEPGYKRLARGQPVGLRHTGYVIELQQVVKGPSGCVECLEVTCRRADAGEKPKAFIHWVSQPLGCEIRLYERLFQHKNPEDPAEVPGGFLSDLNPASLQVVEAAVVDCSVALAKPFDKFQFERLGYFSVDPDSREGQLVFNRTVTLKEDPGKV